CAGGCCCTGGTCCGCCACGGCGTTACAGCGACCAACTACCATGGCGGCCTGAGCCCCGACCAGCGGGACAAGGCCCAGGCGGAGTTTGTCAACGACGAAGTCCAGGTTGTGGTGGCTACGAATGCTTTCGGCATGGGCATCGACAAGTCCAATGTGCGCTATGTGATTCACCACAATATGCCCGAGTCCATCGAAGCCTACTACCAGGAGGCGGGCCGAGCCGGGCGAGACGGAGAACCGGCCCGCTGCACCCTCCTATGGAATGAGTCCGACATTGTGACCCGCCGGCGCCTGCTAGACTTGGATTCGGGCAACGACCGCCTGAGCGGCCCGGAGGCTGAGGCCGTGCGCGCTGGCCACCGTCGGCTCCTGAACACCATGATTGGCTACTGCCGGACCACCTCCTGCCTGCACGAGTACATGCTCCACTACTTCGGCGAGGAAGTTGACCACGCGGCCGCGGACGTCTCCCCAGCTGCGGCAGATGGCCCCCAGGAGGCAGGCGCAGACCAAAAGTCGGGCCAGCGCGGCTGCGGCAACTGCTCGAACTGCCTGTCAACCTTCTCCACTATTGATGTTTCGGACCTGGCTCGCGCCATCTCCCGCTGCGTGCACGACGTGGGCCAGCGCTTCGGCTCGGGCAAGATTGTGCAGGTGCTCGCCGGTTCCAAGTCTCAAGACCTTTTGAGCCGGGGCCTGGACCGCTGCCCCTCCTACGGCGCGCTCGAAGGGGTGAGTCCAGCCCGGGTGCGCGACGTGGTCAACCAGATGGCTTCCGACGGCTACCTGACCATCACCGAAGGGCGCCTGCCGCTGGTGCAGTTCGGCCCCAAAGCTGGGCTCACGGTCTCTCCCGACTTCCACTATGAGATGAAGCAGGTCCAGCGCAAGCGGCTGACGGTAGCGCCCCCGGATGCGTCGGGCAAGGTGTATGGGTCGGGCTCTTCGGTGTATTCGGTGACTGCTGGCGAAGTGTCCGAGGAGGACGAGCGCCTCTTCCAGGCCCTGCGGCAGGTGCGCACGGGCATCGCCCGCAAGATTGGCAAGCCGCCCTATATTGTCTTCTCCGACAAGTCCCTGCGCGACATGTGCCGGGTCAAGCCGACCGATGACGAAGCTTTCCTAGAAGTGTCAGGCGTGGGCCAGCACAAGCTCGAACTCTACGGCCAGGAGTTCATGGAGGCCATCCGCCAGTTTGCCTGAGTGCGTACCGGTGTTTTCCGGGTGCCGGGGGAGCGCGGTACTTTCCCCGCCCTGCGGCTCCCGAGATACTTCGGTGCGCCTAGAATGAGTATTAGCAAGTACTGAGTGAGCAAGGAAAGGACATATTATGGCAGAAAAACCGTTAGTTGAGAGTTTTCAGCTGGATCACACCAAGGTCAAGGCACCCTATGTGCGCTTGATTGACGAGGAGAAGGGCCCTAACGGGGACATCATCTCCAACTACGACCTGCGCCTGGTTCAGCCCAACGAAAACGCGATTCCCACAGCGGGATTGCACACCATTGAGCACACGATTGCCGTACTCCTGCGCGAGCGCATCCCCGGCTACATCGACTGCTCGCCCTTCGGCTGCCGCACGGGCTTCCACCTGCTGGCCTGGGGCCGCCACTCCACGCAGGATATTGCCAAGGCGCTCAAGGAGTCCCTGGAGTTCATCGCCAACGAAGCCACCTGGGAGGACGTGCCCGGCACCGAAATCACCTCCTGCGGCAACTACCGCGACCACTCGCTCTTCTCGGCCAAGCAGTGGAGCCACGACATTGTGGAAGCCGGTATCTCCTCCGACCCCTACGAGCGCAAAGTCGTCTGATGCGTCTGGCGCGGCTGATTCGGCCGGTGCCTAGCGCCCAAGCGGGTTGAGTTCGCCCGCAAAATAGTTGCGATTCTTCACTGCAGGCAAGTGCTTCTCCTCGAGGCACTTGCCTGCACTCATGTCTAGGCAACCCCTCTAACGCCGGAGAACCGGGGTTTCAGTAGCGTTCACTCTGACCAACCCAGGCACATCGCTTATGCTCGAGCGCTGCCGGGAACGCGCCGGGGGAGTATATCGGTGGACACTCCCGAACTATTCCCGGGTTCGCTGACTGCGGACGGCTTGCGCAGACAGGGGCCCCAGCCGTTAAACTCAATCTTCGGCAAATCTCGGGGCCCAGAAGGCACCCAGAGATACGAACTCACCCAAGAATTGAGGTGTCATTTGCAGGGTTTGAACCCAGGACAGCGCTGGATCCGTCACGCGAAGCTGACAGACATTGCGGCCATTGAAGCACTGTTTGACAGGGCCCGCCAGGTGATGGCCGAGGCCGGAAACCCCCGGCAGTGGGGAGACAAATATCCCTTCCCCGAGATGATTGAGGCTGACATCCGCCAGGGCCACACCTACTTGTTGGTCGACGATGCAGCCCAAGAAGCGCAGGCGCCGAGCACGAGTCCTGAGCTCCCGCAGCTGGACGAGCGGCAGGGGGAGCACGAGCGCATTATTGGCGTATTCTCCCTCTTTGACGGCATTGACCCCACCTACGTAGATATTGACGGCTCCTGGCTGGACGACGACCCCTACATGACCATCCACCGGATGGCGGCTTCGGGCTTGGGCAAGCGGGCCGCCGCCGACATGCTGGCCTGGTGCATGAGCCAGTACCGCAATGTGCGCGTGGATACTGGCCCCAAAAACTACGCCATGCAGCACATCTTGGAAGCCCAGGGCTTCACCTTCTGCGGCTCCATCGGAGTTCACGATGACCGCGACCCGCTGATGGAGTCCACGCGCGTGGCCTACCAGCGGCACGATCGCTGAGTCTCAACTCGCCTGTTTCGTGCCGGTTCTGTCAGGGTCTGGACGCAACCGGCATGTCAAACGGCCCGCGGGAGCACAATGGCAGCATGAGTTTGAACGCTGCCCCCAGCTGGGATTTTTCGTCGGATACAGGCTACCAGAATTATCAGCGCGCCTTGGGCGCCTACCCCGGGCAAGTTATCGTAGACCTGGCGGCGCTCAAATCCAACATGCAGGAGCTGGTGAGGGTGGTCGCTGCCTCGGGTTCGGGCGCGCAGGTGATGGGCGTCATTAAGGCCGATGCTTACGGGCACGGCCTGATTCCTTCGGCGCTCGCAGCCCTGGCTGGCGGCGCTCGCTGGCTGGGTTCCGCTCAACCGCGTGAGGCCCTGGCCCTGCGTCGCGCTGGCATTGGAGTTGACCGCTGCCGGATTCTGGCCTGGATGTACAACGCTCAATCGGCGCCCCTGGATGAGTTGATGGCCAACGATATCGACATCTCGGTAGGCTCCCTGGCCGACCTTGCCCAGGTGGTGAAGGCCGCCGACAGCCTGGGCCGCCGCGCTCGTGTGCATGTGGAAGCAGAGACGGGCTTCGGCCGGGGCGGTTTCACGGCGGACACCTTCGACCAGACGCTTAAAGCCTTGCAGGAGGCAGCAGCTCATGGTTCGATAGACCTGGTGGGCCTGTGGAGCCACCTGGCTGTGGCGGACATGCCAGGGGTGAGTGAGTTCGTTGAGTCGACGCAGGCGCAGATTGACTCCTTTGAAGAGTTCAGCGAACGTATGCGGCAGGCAGGCTTGGAGCCGCGCGTCCGTCACCTGGCGAATACGGCAGCTACCCTGACCCGCCCGCAGATTCACTACGATTTGACCCGCCCAGGCATCGGTTTGTACGGCTACGAGCCCGACCCCTCCATGGGCCAGCCTTCCACCTACCACCTGCAGCCAGCTATGACCCTGCAAGCGCAGCTGGGCACCGTAAAGAACCTGCCAGCCGGCCACGGCATCTCCTATGGGCGGACTTATGTGACCGAACACCCCACTTCTACGGTCATCATGCCTTTAGGCTATGCGGACGGTATTCATCGCTCGGCTTCGGGCTTTGACCAAGCCGGTGCGACCGGCCAGAAGCACTTGGGCGGCCCGGTGCGGCTGATGACCGCGCAAGGGCCCAAGCTGGTGCGCGTGGCGGGCCGGGTCTGCATGGACCAGTGTGTGCTGGACGTAAAAGGGCTGGCGTCCGACATGGGTGTGCAAGAGGGGGACACGGTTGTGCTCTTCGGACCGGGCCGGGGCGAGGAGTTTGCTGAGCCCACGGCCGATGACTGGGCGCGCCCGGCGGGGACCATCAGCTACGAAATTTTCGTCTGCCTGCGCAACCGTATCCCCAGGCTTTACCTGCACGCGCCTCAGACTCTGCCAGCCGAGGATTTGGCTCTGCTCGACCCCAATTGCGTGCTCTAAGGCTCGGTAAACTGTCGTCTTGCTCACTTCTGATATTTTTCGAGAGCATAGCTATTGCTTTCGCGCCCAAAAGGTGCTGAGATAGGGATATGACAACATATACAGGAAATGAACCGAGCAGTATTTCATATACTGCCGTAGCAAATATTACCGGTGGCCGCAACGGTCACGCCGACTCCCACGAGCCCGACCTTTCGCTGGACTTGGACACGCCAGTCGCCATGGGTGGCAAGGGCCAGGGCACCAACCCCGAGCAGCTCTTCGCCATTGGCTGGGGCGCTTGCTTCCAGGGCGCTATGGGCCTGGCTGGCAAGGAGCTGCGCGTGGCTGCCACTAAGCTCGCCCAGAGCAAGGTGCGCACGCATATTTCCCTGGGCGACCAGGGCGAATCCTTCGGCGTCAAGGCCAAGATTGAGGTCTATTTGCCGGGCGTGGACCGCGAGCTCGCCCAGAAGCTGGTGGACCGCACCCAAGAGCTCTGCCCTTATTCCAAGGCTACAGCAGGCAATGTGCCCACTGAAGTTGTGGTGGTCGATTCGCTCGACTGAGCGAACAGCGGCCCTCTTCGGCTCACTCCTAGCTGCGGGGCCTAGTTTTTCGGGCTATAGTCGAGCAGTAGGATGACTATGCCCGCGGGCAGGCAGCGGCGAGGGGAGGGCCCTTATGATGACCACACCAGATGGCGAACAGGTCTTGAGTGCGGAGGGCTACCAGGAGGCTGACGAGGAGCGTTGGGCTCCTGAACCCCCCAAGTCCCAGTCCCGCACTGCTTTCGAGCGTGACCGTGCCCGCCTAGTGCATTCCTCGGCCCTGCGCCGTTTGGGCGCTAAGACGCAGATTTTGGTGGCAGGCTCCGACGACTTTGCCCGCACCCGCCTGACCCACACGCTGGAAGTGGCGCAAATTGGCCGACAGATAGGCGTGATGCTGGGCTGCGACCCGGATGTAGTGGACTGCGCTTGCCTGGCGCACGACCTGGGCCACCCGCCCTTTGGTCACAACGGTGAGCGGGCTCTGGCTGAGATTGCCTCCTCGATTGGCGGTTTTGAGGGCAACGCGCAGACCATGCGCCTCCTGACCCGCTTAGAGCCTAAAGTCTTCTTCCCCGACGGTCGTTCGGCTGGCGTGAACTTAACCAGGGCTGGGCTCGACGCAGCCGTCAAATACCCCTGGACTCTAGCGGAAGCCAGGCAGCACCCCAAGGGGGAGCGCAGCCTCAAATACTGCGTCTACCCGGACGATGAGGAAGTCTTCCACTGGCTCAAGGAGGGTGCGCCTGCCAACACCACGCCCATGGAGTGCCAGGTGATGGACCTCTCCGACGACATCGCCTACTCGGTGCACGACGTGGAAGATGCCATTGTCGGCGGTTCTTTTAATCCGCTGGCCCTGGCTGACCCCGTATTATGGACGCGGTGGTGCGCTCGGCCCGGTCCTGGTACGGCGACCAGTGGGATCCCGACTTGCTGCTGGCAGCTCTGGAGCGTCTCAAGCCCCTTCTGCCCCTGCATTTCAGCGGTTCGCGGCAGGCTCTCGCCCTCCTCAAGAATCTGACTAGTGCCTTGATTGGCCGTTTTGCAGACTCGGTCGAGCGGGCCACGCGCGAGCACTACGGCAGTGGCCCCCTGACCCGGTATTCGGCTTCGGTGATTATCCCTGAGGAAACTTCTTACGAGATTGTGGCCCTCAAGGGCATTTCGGTCTATTTTGTGATGGCCCCGCGTGAGCACCAGCCCTTCCACGACGAGCAGCTCAGGATTATTACCGACCTAGTAGACGTGCTTATGGAGCACTCGCCCCGTCCTTCAGATGTGCTGGAAAATTCCTTCTTGGAGGACTGGGCGCACGCGTCCAACGATAACGAGCGTCTGAGGGTGGCGGTCGATCAGGTAGCTAGCTTGACCGACGGCTCGGCCATGGCCTTGCACTCGCTGGTCTGCGCCTGAAGAGCCTGCCGGCCCGCTCTCACTTACGTTCTAGGCTGAGCGGCCCTCAACTTCCGCGCCCGCAGGTAGGCTGGTGGATATGCAGGGCATGATTAAAAAGGAAGACATCGAGAAGGTGCGCTCGACGGCGGACCTGTACGACATTGTCTCGGCAACCGTTACACTCAAGGCTTCCGGCTCTGGCACCTACATGGGCTTGTGCCCCTTCCACGATGAGAAAACGCCGTCCTTTTCGGTGCGTCCGGCCCTGGGCGCCTGGCACTGCTTCGGTTGCGGCCTGGGCGGCGATGTCTTTGACTATGTGGAGAAAACTGAAAACGTTGAATTCGGCGACGCGATTGAGCTCCTGGCCGACAAGTACCACATCGAGCTCCACTACGACAACGCCCGCCCCTCAAATCGGCAGGGTTCCCGGCGTTCCCGGCTCTTGGAGGTCAACGAGGAGGCCCAGCGCTACTTTGTCTCCCAAATTATGACCAAAGAGGCTCTGGCAGCTCGAAAACTCCTGGGCGGCCGCAATTTTTCTCAGGCTGACTGCGCCCACTTTGGCTGCGGCTACGCCCCCGGGGTTGGGATAATTTGGTGCGCTACTTGGCTTCCAAGGGCTTTACCCACCAGGAGATGATGGATGCTGGCGTCGCCAGGCAGGGTCCGCGTGGGGTCTACGACTACTTCCGCGGCCGGGCTACCTGGCCCATCCGCGACTCGGCTGGGCGCACCCTGGGCTTCGGCGGCCGCAGGCTCTACGAGGACGACAATATCCCCGCCAAGTATTTGAACACACCCGACACGGCCCTCTACCACAAGACGCAGGTGCTCTACGGCCTGGATTTAGCGAAGAAAGCCATAGCAGAGAAACGGCAGGTGGTCATCGTTGAAGGCTACACAGATGTGATGGCCTGCCACCTGGCTGGCGTGGACACCGCTGTAGCCACCTGCGGCACGGCCTTCGGTGAGGAGCACGCCAAGATTATCCGCCGACTCATCTCGGACGACGCTCTGGGCGGCATTCAGCTGGTCGGGCCAGCCCAGGGTTCGCGCGTGGTCTTCACCTTCGATGGCGACGCGGCCGGGCAGAAAGCCGCCCTGCACGCCTTTTCGCTCGACGGCAGCTTCTTGACGCAGACCTTCGTGGCTGTGGCCCAAGACAATCTGGACCCCTGCGACCTGCGCATCAAGCACGGGGACGAGGCTGTGCGCTCGCTCGTTGAGCACGCCACCCCCTTGTACGACTTCGTGATCGATACTGCCGTGGACATGTTCGACACCCAGTACACGACTGGCCAGATGGGGGCCGTCAAGGCCGTGGCGCCGGTCATCGCGCAAATCCGCGACCGCTCCCTGGTGGGCATGTATACCCGCAAAACCGCCCGGCGCATCGGCGTGGATTTAGACGTATTGACGCAAGAGGTGCGGCAGGCCCGGCGCAGCCTGCAAGTGCACAACGAGGACGCCTACGCCCCCCGCCGCCACGCCTACGAACCCCGGGACCAGCGCAAGCCGAAGGGGAACCCCTACGAGGACCCATCCCTGCGCCGCGACCTGCAGGTGGACGATGCCCGCCGCCAGGGCTACTACCATATTGACGACACGATTTTCATCTGCGAGCAGCAGTTCTTCGGCTTGCTCATCCAGATTCCTCGTGCCATCGACCGCACGTTTTTTGACCAGCTGGACGACAGCAACTTTGATACGCCCATCTTCCGCTCCCTTTTTCAGGCCGTGCAGGCTGCTGGGGGATTGCCAGGTGGGGATGTTCCCCAGGGGCTGTGGATGCACAACCTGACTAAAGCCGCCGGTCCCATGCTCCAGTCCGCCATCAATGAGCTGGCCGTCATGCCCCTGCCCCTGCCCGAGAGCGACCAGCCTGCGCAAACAGTGGGCAGCCAGATAGGTCCTGGATCCCAGACAGCTGCAGGGGAGGGCCAGACCCCGGCTCAGAGTGCCGCGGCGACGCAACTGAGAGCTGCTACGGCCGATGAAAAGCAGTACGCCACCGAGCTCCTGGTCAGGCTCCTCGATGCGGGCTACATGCGCAAGATTGCCTCAACCAAGCGTCGGATGAACCGCCTGCCAGACGGCCCCGAAAAATTTGAGCTCCTAGGTCAAATCACCAAGTTCGAATCCGCCCGCAAGGACCTCCAAGACCAAATCTACAACAATGCGGTGTGAGTGCCTCTAGGCTATGGCTTCCTTTACCATGGCTAGCATGACACAGCAAGAACAGCAGACGCAGACCCTACCCACCGCCGTCTTTTGGGACATGGACGGCACTTTGATTGACTCTGAGCCTTACTGGCACGCCAGCGAGGTGGAGGTGGCCCGCAGCCACGGCGGCCAGTGGAGCGAAAAGCTGGGCTGGGAGTTTTCGGGTTCGCCGGTCATCCGGGTGGCCAAGGCTATCTGTGAGCGAGGCGTAGATGTGCCCGCTGAGCAAGTCGAGCAGGAAATTATCGCCGGAGTGGCCCGCCGGGAGCAGGAGCAGATGCCTTGGATTGAGGGGGCCGTCGAGCTTTTGGAAGCCCTGAAGAAGGCTGGTGTTCCCTCGGTCCTGGTCACGTCCTCGCCGCGCTACATTGCGCAGGCCGTAGTGGAGCAGGCGCCCGCTGGAGCCTTTATTGGCTTTACCTGCGGTGACGACGGCCTGCCTATGAAGCCCGACCCCGCGCCCTACCTACACGCTGCCAAGATTGTAGGCGTAGAACCCGCTCAGATGGCCTCTTGCGTGGCCATAGAAGACACCATGACCGGCATTACCTCGGCCGCTGCCTCAGGTGCCACCACCCTAGCCTTCACCGGTTCCAACCCCAAAGACACCTCCGCAGGCCCCCAGTTCACCTCCTTCGCCTCCTACCTAGGCGTAACCCCGCAAACCCTGGGGCGTATGTGCTGCGGCGTTCTTCTGGCAACTAGTCTTTTCACTAGTTATGCCACAAACAGGGGTGCTGCGTGAAAGCTCATGCAGCACCCCTGCAGATTTTGATAAGACTACTTCACAACTCCTTTTGGCGCATGATGAGGGCGGAACCGGCGATGGTGACTGCTAGCACGGCTAGGGAGACGCCGATGTAGGGCCAGAGCTCGTTGGTCGTGATAATGGAGAGGGACACGTTTTGCCCAACGGTTAAGAAGTCCATGTACTTGAGCCAAGACCAGTGGGCGAAAACCGCCAGCGAAGCCACTGCAATGGGCCAGACCACTACGAATATGGCAGGTATGATCGTTGAACCGGTCGCCACGAGAATGATGATAGCCAGGCTGAGCACTACCGACATGAAGAAGGCGATGGTCAGCGTCATCATCGCAGCGTCCGCCAGCAGGGCGCCCCAGCTTTCGCCCAGGCTCCGGCCCATGGTCAGGCCAGTCAGTATAGACGCGGCGTAGTAGATGGCGCACAGGACCAGCATATCCACCAGCAGCACCGCATACTTGGCCCCGATAAACTGAATGCGAGAAATGCCTGAAATCAGCGTATTTTTGTAGGTTTTTTGCGAGAACTCGTAGCCAATCACGATCACGAACAAGGCTATGTAGATATAGAGCAGCAGGCTGGCCGACATGGTCAAGGCTTTAACGCCAGTTACGACCGACCACTGCGAATTAGCTATTTCTCCCATCAAATCAGTCATACTTCTGTCGGTGACCATCACACCGCCCACCTGCTGGTAGACCGTCACCAAAATGCTCAAAGCGAGCGTGCAGGCCAGCACCAGATACATGCCCAGCGTGCGCGTCTGCCGGTAAAAATCGGCCCTCATCTGATTCATCATCGCTGCCCCTCCTCGTCCATAACCTGCTGCTGAGCCATAAGATTCAAGTAATACTGCTCCAGTGAGCCCTCCTGCCTAGACACGTCAGAAACCATGACACCGCCCCGCACCAGCAGAACGTTCACCTGAGCGGGATCCACCTCCTGCGAGCGAATCAGCAGGTGGTGATCATCGTTCACATCGAAAGGCCCTATGCCCGCCTGGTCCAAAATCTGCGC
This window of the Bombiscardovia nodaiensis genome carries:
- the recQ gene encoding ATP-dependent DNA helicase RecQ, coding for MTDMDQALASLKQYFGYESFRPGQAGLVEAILSGRDCLGVMPTGAGKSICYQIPATILDGVTIVISPLVSLMRDQVDSLEDAGIRAGFVNSTQSPDEQGMVLAQAARGECKLLYVAPERLNAPRFLDFAQRVNIALLAVDEAHCVSQWGQDFRPAYLGIGDFIESLPARPRVAAFTATATEQVRRDIVKMLRLSDPYLAVTGFDRPNLFFDVVKLETKAKNAWVCSYAKDHQDESGIVYCATRKETEALAQALVRHGVTATNYHGGLSPDQRDKAQAEFVNDEVQVVVATNAFGMGIDKSNVRYVIHHNMPESIEAYYQEAGRAGRDGEPARCTLLWNESDIVTRRRLLDLDSGNDRLSGPEAEAVRAGHRRLLNTMIGYCRTTSCLHEYMLHYFGEEVDHAAADVSPAAADGPQEAGADQKSGQRGCGNCSNCLSTFSTIDVSDLARAISRCVHDVGQRFGSGKIVQVLAGSKSQDLLSRGLDRCPSYGALEGVSPARVRDVVNQMASDGYLTITEGRLPLVQFGPKAGLTVSPDFHYEMKQVQRKRLTVAPPDASGKVYGSGSSVYSVTAGEVSEEDERLFQALRQVRTGIARKIGKPPYIVFSDKSLRDMCRVKPTDDEAFLEVSGVGQHKLELYGQEFMEAIRQFA
- the luxS gene encoding S-ribosylhomocysteine lyase — its product is MAEKPLVESFQLDHTKVKAPYVRLIDEEKGPNGDIISNYDLRLVQPNENAIPTAGLHTIEHTIAVLLRERIPGYIDCSPFGCRTGFHLLAWGRHSTQDIAKALKESLEFIANEATWEDVPGTEITSCGNYRDHSLFSAKQWSHDIVEAGISSDPYERKVV
- the cysE gene encoding histone acetyltransferase, which produces MQGLNPGQRWIRHAKLTDIAAIEALFDRARQVMAEAGNPRQWGDKYPFPEMIEADIRQGHTYLLVDDAAQEAQAPSTSPELPQLDERQGEHERIIGVFSLFDGIDPTYVDIDGSWLDDDPYMTIHRMAASGLGKRAAADMLAWCMSQYRNVRVDTGPKNYAMQHILEAQGFTFCGSIGVHDDRDPLMESTRVAYQRHDR
- the alr gene encoding alanine racemase, translated to MSNGPREHNGSMSLNAAPSWDFSSDTGYQNYQRALGAYPGQVIVDLAALKSNMQELVRVVAASGSGAQVMGVIKADAYGHGLIPSALAALAGGARWLGSAQPREALALRRAGIGVDRCRILAWMYNAQSAPLDELMANDIDISVGSLADLAQVVKAADSLGRRARVHVEAETGFGRGGFTADTFDQTLKALQEAAAHGSIDLVGLWSHLAVADMPGVSEFVESTQAQIDSFEEFSERMRQAGLEPRVRHLANTAATLTRPQIHYDLTRPGIGLYGYEPDPSMGQPSTYHLQPAMTLQAQLGTVKNLPAGHGISYGRTYVTEHPTSTVIMPLGYADGIHRSASGFDQAGATGQKHLGGPVRLMTAQGPKLVRVAGRVCMDQCVLDVKGLASDMGVQEGDTVVLFGPGRGEEFAEPTADDWARPAGTISYEIFVCLRNRIPRLYLHAPQTLPAEDLALLDPNCVL
- a CDS encoding organic hydroperoxide resistance protein, whose amino-acid sequence is MTTYTGNEPSSISYTAVANITGGRNGHADSHEPDLSLDLDTPVAMGGKGQGTNPEQLFAIGWGACFQGAMGLAGKELRVAATKLAQSKVRTHISLGDQGESFGVKAKIEVYLPGVDRELAQKLVDRTQELCPYSKATAGNVPTEVVVVDSLD
- a CDS encoding hypothetical protein (frameshifted, insertion/deletion at around 771076): MMTTPDGEQVLSAEGYQEADEERWAPEPPKSQSRTAFERDRARLVHSSALRRLGAKTQILVAGSDDFARTRLTHTLEVAQIGRQIGVMLGCDPDVVDCACLAHDLGHPPFGHNGERALAEIASSIGGFEGNAQTMRLLTRLEPKVFFPDGRSAGVNLTRAGLDAAVKYPWTLAEARQHPKGERSLKYCVYPDDEEVFHWLKEGAPANTTPMECQVMDLSDDIAYSVHDVEDAIVGGSFNPLALADPVLWTRWCARPGPGTATSGIPTCCWQLWSVSSPFCPCISAVRGRLSPSSRI
- a CDS encoding hypothetical protein (frameshifted, insertion/deletion at around 771079) — translated: MLLAALERLKPLLPLHFSGSRQALALLKNLTSALIGRFADSVERATREHYGSGPLTRYSASVIIPEETSYEIVALKGISVYFVMAPREHQPFHDEQLRIITDLVDVLMEHSPRPSDVLENSFLEDWAHASNDNERLRVAVDQVASLTDGSAMALHSLVCA
- a CDS encoding hypothetical protein (frameshifted, insertion/deletion at around 772189), producing the protein MDMQGMIKKEDIEKVRSTADLYDIVSATVTLKASGSGTYMGLCPFHDEKTPSFSVRPALGAWHCFGCGLGGDVFDYVEKTENVEFGDAIELLADKYHIELHYDNARPSNRQGSRRSRLLEVNEEAQRYFVSQIMTKEALAARKLLGGRNFSQADCAHFGCGYAPGVGIIWCATWLPRALPTRR
- a CDS encoding hypothetical protein (frameshifted, insertion/deletion at around 772189) translates to MDAGVARQGPRGVYDYFRGRATWPIRDSAGRTLGFGGRRLYEDDNIPAKYLNTPDTALYHKTQVLYGLDLAKKAIAEKRQVVIVEGYTDVMACHLAGVDTAVATCGTAFGEEHAKIIRRLISDDALGGIQLVGPAQGSRVVFTFDGDAAGQKAALHAFSLDGSFLTQTFVAVAQDNLDPCDLRIKHGDEAVRSLVEHATPLYDFVIDTAVDMFDTQYTTGQMGAVKAVAPVIAQIRDRSLVGMYTRKTARRIGVDLDVLTQEVRQARRSLQVHNEDAYAPRRHAYEPRDQRKPKGNPYEDPSLRRDLQVDDARRQGYYHIDDTIFICEQQFFGLLIQIPRAIDRTFFDQLDDSNFDTPIFRSLFQAVQAAGGLPGGDVPQGLWMHNLTKAAGPMLQSAINELAVMPLPLPESDQPAQTVGSQIGPGSQTAAGEGQTPAQSAAATQLRAATADEKQYATELLVRLLDAGYMRKIASTKRRMNRLPDGPEKFELLGQITKFESARKDLQDQIYNNAV
- a CDS encoding haloacid dehalogenase; this translates as MASFTMASMTQQEQQTQTLPTAVFWDMDGTLIDSEPYWHASEVEVARSHGGQWSEKLGWEFSGSPVIRVAKAICERGVDVPAEQVEQEIIAGVARREQEQMPWIEGAVELLEALKKAGVPSVLVTSSPRYIAQAVVEQAPAGAFIGFTCGDDGLPMKPDPAPYLHAAKIVGVEPAQMASCVAIEDTMTGITSAAASGATTLAFTGSNPKDTSAGPQFTSFASYLGVTPQTLGRMCCGVLLATSLFTSYATNRGAA
- a CDS encoding ABC transporter, encoding MMNQMRADFYRQTRTLGMYLVLACTLALSILVTVYQQVGGVMVTDRSMTDLMGEIANSQWSVVTGVKALTMSASLLLYIYIALFVIVIGYEFSQKTYKNTLISGISRIQFIGAKYAVLLVDMLVLCAIYYAASILTGLTMGRSLGESWGALLADAAMMTLTIAFFMSVVLSLAIIILVATGSTIIPAIFVVVWPIAVASLAVFAHWSWLKYMDFLTVGQNVSLSIITTNELWPYIGVSLAVLAVTIAGSALIMRQKEL